A single Altererythrobacter sp. BO-6 DNA region contains:
- a CDS encoding lytic murein transglycosylase: protein MHLKLGPIAALCLALALPAVPLGAQETSPTAGQSTDLSFDAYLQLLIARARAEGVSEATLQRMTVGLTPNDRVIRLDRAQPGTPTRSGFPALAPYISTHVNSVRIAGGRDVFAANRSALLAVEAEYGVPAEIIVAIFGHETSYGRIRGDFDLARSLATLAWEGRRRELFANEFIALMKVADKGYQRYELVGSWAGAMGNPQFLPSIYLKLAKDGDGDGRANIFSNRADTFASIGNYLRYAGWRPGQPWGVEATVPAGFDWNAVETELVAPVCPRVHVRHSQWKTIAEWRALGVRPQRLIGDEVLASLFQPDGPGTPAWLLTSNYRAILEYNCSNYYAMSVGLLADEIAR, encoded by the coding sequence ATGCATTTGAAACTTGGACCCATTGCCGCATTGTGTCTTGCTCTTGCGCTGCCCGCGGTGCCGCTTGGCGCGCAGGAAACCTCCCCAACCGCCGGGCAATCCACTGACCTGTCATTCGACGCCTATCTCCAGCTGCTTATCGCACGGGCCCGCGCTGAAGGCGTGAGCGAGGCCACCTTGCAGCGGATGACGGTTGGGCTGACGCCCAATGATCGCGTGATCCGGCTCGATCGTGCGCAGCCTGGCACGCCGACCCGTAGCGGTTTTCCAGCGCTCGCCCCCTATATCTCGACCCACGTCAACTCGGTCCGGATCGCGGGCGGCCGCGATGTCTTCGCAGCGAACCGTTCGGCACTGCTGGCGGTGGAGGCGGAGTATGGCGTTCCGGCCGAAATCATCGTCGCCATCTTCGGGCACGAGACCAGCTATGGCCGGATCCGGGGCGATTTCGATCTCGCGCGCTCGCTTGCCACGCTTGCGTGGGAAGGGCGCAGGCGTGAGCTATTTGCAAATGAATTCATCGCCTTGATGAAGGTGGCTGACAAAGGATATCAAAGATATGAATTGGTCGGCAGTTGGGCGGGGGCGATGGGCAACCCGCAATTCCTCCCCAGCATTTACCTGAAACTGGCGAAGGATGGTGACGGTGACGGGCGGGCCAATATCTTCTCCAACCGGGCCGATACCTTCGCGTCGATCGGCAACTATTTGCGTTACGCCGGCTGGCGCCCCGGCCAGCCGTGGGGTGTAGAGGCCACGGTTCCTGCCGGTTTCGACTGGAATGCAGTCGAAACTGAACTCGTCGCGCCGGTCTGCCCGCGCGTGCATGTGCGCCACAGCCAATGGAAAACCATCGCCGAATGGCGCGCCCTTGGCGTCCGCCCGCAGCGGCTGATCGGGGACGAGGTGCTCGCTTCGCTGTTCCAGCCTGACGGGCCGGGCACTCCTGCCTGGCTGCTGACGTCCAACTATCGCGCGATCCTCGAGTACAATTGCTCGAACTACTACGCGATGAGCGTGGGCCTGCTGGCGGATGAAATCGCGCGCTGA
- a CDS encoding S8 family serine peptidase — MKTTFAIRAASLAIAMSLAGVVHAQDAATTSSTVTAAPKGKKAPKKDEGTQTTQDPTPAPSSTESIVNTNDPKAGLLRYGDIIAFSADGVDPYYGNINPFYRDINAFWGNINPFYRDINAFWGNINPFYGDINAFWGDINAFWKDISAFDAAYLQSIGDFWKTNGTLITSTDTVWGQSVSSGASLNGYASVRDNLTQLVAQATAKFGARGFTQAEANQVLARHGINLNDLSTLQNKTSAQRSAFFIDWHDTVMSHAGIDHVDHWMSAVNWNPAVTQIQGTGTDSVVGIIDAQFGASAGLSTSVIQAVTGGTQLNGHGAAVASLIAGAHDGKGVMGIAPNSTITTYNPFAADGTATWDDIAKGIVALKGVTNGAVTSTLGGGLRASVINLSLGESGAVVSKGLADTFKRADVSAYNGSTVYVVAAGNDGITQTANVDWNLGSLFSKGAVAIFVGSVNPAGEISSFSNRPGTACLLSNGVCKAGNELYRNFIVAPGELLLVSDGQGGVVRRSGTSFAAPLVSGAITLLHDRWPWLAQHPDESAEIIFRSARDLGAPGPDPIYGWGMLDVTASQSPLDFNTMSFVLYQQRGSSWTGSNYSGSQLLAMGIPSWWETNNAFFTMFEKIGDTQRDFSVPVSTFATGKRTNALGRGFERLQDFVNERFATWIRSGGTDRNGDGKAGLTQLRSDVSDLSNGWNLRYDAAMPRYSEDGALDPVHSAARLADPSGKLDFTLGYGQGAMALSGERFGLIGDHDRDTGGVNPVLGFASGEFFAGAGYRIAPSTQVRVGYSDNRLDWYEVSAINAEQRQQQRELGSHQAHAYIFGLEQQISKVVTLDVQYTRLREDNALLGAQTTVEAFLGNGSKTDAVTVTTSFDVGNGITFDLSATGGRTTTARGQAFTSAGAALSTAGQASVTKRGVVGQADTLRVSLAQPLNVESGELELRSEQVVDRLTGETGVVTQRIGIATKRRIAAEAVYATPLSDAAEFGLFGRYVQQDAGGEGGGYMVGANLGWRF, encoded by the coding sequence ATGAAAACGACTTTTGCAATCCGCGCCGCAAGCCTGGCGATCGCCATGTCGCTCGCAGGTGTCGTGCATGCGCAAGATGCCGCTACGACCAGCTCGACTGTGACGGCCGCTCCCAAGGGCAAGAAAGCGCCCAAGAAGGACGAAGGGACGCAGACGACACAGGATCCAACCCCTGCGCCTTCCTCGACCGAAAGCATCGTGAACACCAACGACCCTAAGGCCGGGCTGCTGCGCTATGGCGACATCATTGCCTTCAGCGCCGATGGCGTTGATCCCTATTACGGCAACATCAACCCGTTCTACCGCGACATCAACGCGTTCTGGGGCAACATCAACCCGTTCTATCGCGACATCAACGCGTTCTGGGGCAACATCAATCCCTTCTATGGTGACATCAACGCCTTCTGGGGTGACATCAACGCCTTCTGGAAGGACATTTCGGCGTTTGACGCAGCCTATCTGCAGTCGATCGGCGATTTCTGGAAAACCAATGGCACGCTGATTACCAGCACCGATACCGTCTGGGGCCAGTCCGTCAGTTCGGGCGCTTCGCTTAATGGCTATGCCTCGGTTCGGGACAATCTGACCCAGCTGGTCGCGCAGGCAACCGCCAAGTTCGGCGCTCGCGGGTTTACACAGGCCGAAGCCAATCAGGTCCTGGCGCGCCACGGGATCAACCTCAACGATCTTTCCACGCTGCAGAACAAGACGTCGGCGCAGCGTTCGGCCTTCTTCATCGATTGGCACGATACCGTGATGAGCCACGCCGGGATCGACCACGTCGATCACTGGATGAGCGCGGTGAACTGGAATCCGGCTGTTACCCAGATCCAGGGCACCGGCACGGATTCGGTGGTCGGCATCATCGATGCGCAGTTCGGCGCCTCGGCCGGTCTGTCGACCAGCGTCATCCAGGCAGTCACCGGCGGCACGCAGCTGAACGGTCATGGCGCTGCCGTGGCAAGCCTCATTGCCGGCGCCCATGATGGCAAGGGGGTGATGGGCATCGCCCCGAACAGCACGATCACGACCTACAACCCGTTTGCTGCCGATGGCACCGCCACGTGGGACGATATCGCCAAGGGCATCGTTGCGCTGAAAGGCGTTACCAATGGCGCCGTAACCAGCACGCTTGGCGGAGGCCTGCGCGCGAGTGTGATCAATCTTTCGCTGGGCGAAAGCGGTGCGGTCGTTTCGAAGGGGCTGGCAGATACCTTCAAGCGGGCCGACGTCTCCGCTTACAACGGTTCGACCGTCTATGTGGTCGCCGCCGGCAATGACGGTATTACACAGACCGCGAATGTCGATTGGAACTTGGGCAGCTTGTTCTCCAAGGGTGCCGTCGCGATTTTCGTCGGCTCGGTCAATCCGGCTGGCGAGATCTCGAGCTTCTCGAACCGCCCGGGCACGGCCTGCCTGCTATCCAACGGGGTCTGCAAAGCCGGTAACGAGCTGTATCGCAACTTCATCGTCGCGCCGGGCGAACTGCTGCTGGTAAGCGACGGCCAGGGTGGCGTGGTGCGCCGCTCGGGCACGTCCTTTGCTGCCCCGCTTGTGTCGGGTGCAATCACGCTGTTGCATGACCGCTGGCCATGGCTGGCGCAGCACCCGGACGAATCCGCGGAAATCATCTTCCGCTCGGCGCGCGATCTGGGCGCGCCCGGCCCCGACCCGATCTATGGCTGGGGTATGCTGGACGTCACCGCATCGCAGTCGCCGCTCGATTTCAACACGATGAGCTTTGTGCTTTACCAGCAGCGTGGCTCTTCATGGACCGGCAGCAACTATAGCGGCTCGCAGCTTCTGGCCATGGGCATCCCGAGCTGGTGGGAAACGAACAACGCGTTCTTCACCATGTTCGAAAAGATTGGCGATACGCAGCGTGACTTCTCGGTTCCGGTATCGACTTTCGCGACCGGGAAAAGAACGAACGCGCTCGGTCGCGGGTTCGAGCGACTGCAAGACTTTGTCAACGAGCGCTTTGCTACATGGATCCGCAGCGGCGGAACCGACCGCAATGGCGATGGCAAGGCAGGACTTACCCAATTGCGCTCTGACGTGTCAGATCTCTCGAACGGCTGGAACCTGCGTTATGACGCGGCCATGCCTCGCTATAGCGAGGACGGTGCGCTCGATCCGGTGCATAGTGCGGCAAGGCTGGCCGATCCAAGCGGCAAGCTGGACTTCACCCTTGGCTATGGTCAGGGCGCCATGGCGCTGTCGGGCGAACGTTTCGGCCTGATCGGCGATCATGACCGCGACACTGGCGGGGTAAACCCCGTGCTCGGCTTCGCCTCGGGCGAATTCTTTGCCGGCGCCGGTTACCGCATCGCTCCGTCCACGCAGGTTCGTGTCGGCTATAGCGACAATCGCCTCGACTGGTACGAAGTTTCGGCGATCAATGCAGAGCAGCGCCAGCAACAGCGCGAACTCGGCTCGCACCAGGCACATGCCTACATCTTCGGCCTTGAACAGCAGATCAGCAAGGTTGTGACGCTGGATGTTCAGTACACCCGCCTGCGGGAAGACAATGCGCTGCTGGGGGCTCAGACCACAGTCGAAGCGTTCCTCGGCAATGGTTCGAAGACTGATGCTGTCACGGTGACGACTTCGTTCGATGTGGGTAACGGCATCACTTTCGACCTGTCCGCCACTGGCGGCCGTACCACGACCGCCCGGGGCCAGGCCTTCACCAGCGCTGGTGCGGCCCTGAGCACTGCCGGCCAGGCAAGCGTGACCAAGCGCGGCGTTGTTGGCCAGGCGGACACTCTGCGGGTTTCGCTGGCGCAGCCGCTGAACGTCGAAAGTGGCGAACTCGAACTGCGCAGCGAGCAGGTGGTTGACCGGTTGACCGGGGAAACCGGCGTTGTGACCCAGCGGATCGGCATCGCCACCAAGCGCCGGATCGCGGCCGAGGCTGTCTATGCGACGCCGCTCAGCGATGCAGCCGAATTCGGCCTCTTCGGTCGCTATGTCCAGCAAGACGCCGGCGGTGAAGGCGGCGGCTACATGGTTGGCGCAAACCTGGGCTGGCGCTTCTAA
- a CDS encoding EAL domain-containing protein, whose product MLGRTPCRALCIAAAVMVASMQPVAAHAQGDAFEAKIAEAKSSMMADSSQALRLAREAGKLATGTGSEADEARLTAKWLEGEALMRLNRASEAAEIISSALSEAEKSIPDSKLYADLLRSQGSIAAISSDYAGALSAFLKAHQRYNLLGEKRSEAIVLQHIGSLYSDARDYERVLRYYRQATATFPEDDALSLSAHNNKGNALKELGRFEEAEEEFRSALKIAEKMESPLLEARILNNIASVQMARGRLAAAEETANTVMAIARRDAPEWVPFINGVRSQIALARGDLKRAEAYLSQTFAGQNLTQTIPYFRDFHQTAYETFRRLGNYRLAAEHMAAFNRLDSQARDLSAKANNAILGARFEAAEREVRIARLSADKQAKEAQLAAQNNQLIALSGGIALALLLILGGLFVLRNIARSRAAIAAANEKLTYVTQHDSLTGLYSRDYFRSLLDQQLELHARSEIPSVLMLVDLDRFKQVNDVYGHAAGDKLLSILGERFRKVVGAENYIGRLGGDEFAIVLTGVQTAAQALPIAHKLIEEVSEAYLIDGFEMNVGASIGIAVIGADGQTNSDMMTNADLALYDAKRRGRGTAVVYSAHMRMQLEDKAELEADLADALKNDELSIHYQPIVRGAKREVMYYEALMRWNHPVRGMIPPSVFIPIAEDTLMIEHLGSWMLRSACKEAASWPENIKLTVNISALQLSTRAFLGTVVEAMAASGIAADRLVLEVTETMLLEMDEDLDALLTSLSQLGVCFALDDFGRGYSSLSYIEKIRFSMIKIDRSFVQSAATGSRRSEAIVAAIVSLARSLDIDVTAEGIEEEEQMSALEALGCACFQGFHIGHPMPYIEQGALLVADNPRKVA is encoded by the coding sequence ATGTTGGGACGCACGCCCTGCAGGGCACTATGCATCGCCGCCGCCGTAATGGTGGCATCGATGCAGCCTGTCGCGGCACATGCGCAAGGCGACGCTTTCGAGGCGAAAATCGCCGAGGCAAAATCCTCGATGATGGCCGATTCTTCCCAGGCTCTCCGCCTGGCCCGTGAAGCTGGCAAGCTTGCCACCGGGACGGGAAGTGAGGCCGACGAGGCGCGGCTGACTGCAAAATGGCTCGAAGGCGAGGCCTTGATGCGGCTCAATCGGGCATCCGAAGCGGCCGAAATCATTTCCAGCGCGCTTTCGGAAGCGGAAAAGTCCATCCCTGATAGCAAGCTTTACGCAGATTTGCTGCGCTCGCAGGGATCGATCGCCGCGATCTCAAGCGACTATGCCGGGGCTCTGTCTGCCTTCCTCAAGGCGCACCAGCGCTACAATCTGCTGGGCGAAAAGCGCAGCGAAGCGATCGTGCTCCAGCATATCGGTTCGCTCTATTCCGATGCCCGCGATTATGAGCGTGTGCTGCGCTACTATCGCCAGGCGACCGCCACCTTTCCCGAGGATGATGCCCTTTCGCTTTCTGCCCACAACAACAAGGGCAACGCACTGAAAGAGCTGGGCAGATTTGAAGAGGCGGAGGAAGAGTTCCGCTCGGCGCTAAAGATCGCCGAGAAGATGGAAAGCCCGCTACTCGAGGCGCGTATCCTCAACAATATCGCTTCGGTTCAGATGGCACGCGGACGGCTTGCGGCCGCCGAAGAAACGGCCAACACAGTGATGGCAATCGCTCGCCGCGATGCACCCGAATGGGTCCCATTCATCAACGGTGTTCGCAGCCAGATTGCCCTCGCACGCGGCGACCTGAAGCGTGCTGAAGCCTATCTGTCACAGACATTCGCGGGCCAGAACCTGACGCAGACCATTCCCTATTTCCGCGATTTCCACCAAACGGCATACGAGACCTTCCGTCGGCTCGGGAATTACCGCCTTGCCGCCGAACACATGGCGGCTTTCAATCGGCTGGATAGCCAGGCGCGCGATCTCTCGGCCAAGGCCAACAATGCCATCCTTGGCGCCCGTTTCGAAGCTGCCGAACGCGAAGTGCGCATCGCTCGCCTCTCGGCCGACAAGCAGGCCAAGGAGGCACAGCTCGCAGCCCAGAACAACCAGCTGATCGCGCTTAGCGGCGGGATCGCGCTGGCGCTTCTCCTCATTCTCGGCGGCCTGTTTGTGTTGCGCAACATTGCCCGCAGCCGCGCCGCCATTGCTGCGGCCAATGAAAAGCTCACCTATGTCACGCAGCATGACAGCCTGACCGGTCTCTACTCGCGCGACTATTTTCGCAGCCTGCTCGATCAGCAGCTGGAACTGCACGCGCGCAGCGAAATCCCCAGCGTGCTGATGCTGGTCGATCTCGACCGGTTCAAGCAGGTCAATGACGTGTATGGCCACGCTGCCGGCGACAAGCTTCTGTCGATCCTGGGCGAGCGCTTCCGCAAGGTCGTAGGTGCAGAAAATTACATCGGACGCCTCGGCGGCGACGAATTCGCCATTGTCCTGACCGGGGTGCAAACCGCCGCGCAAGCGCTTCCGATCGCGCACAAGCTGATCGAGGAAGTCAGCGAAGCCTATCTGATCGACGGTTTCGAAATGAACGTTGGTGCATCGATCGGCATCGCCGTGATCGGCGCAGACGGGCAGACCAACAGCGACATGATGACCAATGCAGACCTGGCGCTGTATGACGCCAAGCGTCGGGGGCGTGGCACTGCCGTGGTCTATTCGGCCCATATGCGCATGCAACTGGAAGACAAGGCCGAGCTTGAAGCCGATCTGGCCGATGCGCTGAAGAATGACGAGCTGTCGATCCACTACCAGCCGATCGTTCGCGGCGCCAAGCGCGAGGTCATGTATTACGAAGCGCTGATGCGCTGGAACCATCCGGTGCGCGGCATGATCCCGCCCAGCGTGTTCATCCCGATTGCCGAAGACACGCTGATGATCGAGCACCTCGGTTCCTGGATGTTGCGCAGCGCCTGCAAGGAAGCGGCAAGCTGGCCGGAGAATATCAAGCTGACGGTCAATATCTCTGCGCTCCAGCTTTCGACGAGGGCGTTTCTTGGCACCGTGGTTGAAGCCATGGCTGCAAGCGGTATTGCCGCCGACCGCCTGGTGCTTGAAGTGACCGAAACCATGCTGCTGGAAATGGACGAGGACCTGGATGCCCTGCTCACGAGCCTGAGCCAGCTGGGCGTGTGCTTTGCACTCGACGATTTCGGGCGCGGTTATTCCTCGCTCAGCTATATCGAGAAGATCCGCTTCTCGATGATCAAGATCGACCGCAGCTTCGTGCAGTCCGCAGCCACCGGTTCGCGCCGCAGCGAAGCCATCGTCGCCGCAATCGTGTCGCTGGCGCGGTCGCTCGATATCGATGTCACCGCTGAAGGGATCGAAGAAGAAGAGCAGATGTCGGCGCTCGAAGCGCTCGGCTGTGCCTGCTTCCAGGGTTTCCACATCGGCCATCCGATGCCCTATATCGAGCAGGGCGCACTCCTTGTTGCGGACAATCCGCGCAAGGTCGCCTGA
- a CDS encoding cation:proton antiporter: protein MAEFLLLAFLILIAGVAAVPLASRFGLGSVLGYLLAGMAISPLLGALDVDVEAMQVFAEFGVVMMLFIVGLELEPKRLWDMRGKLIGLGGGQVLLTTLAIAAIGLIYGNPWQTALAIGMVLALSSTAIIVQTLNEKGLLRSEGGEASFSVLLVQDIAVIPILALIPLLALPELAGVAGGHGGGGGHGGLDLTAHMSGWLAALVRIGAVGAVVAIGIYAIRPLFRYIAAANLRELFTAAALVVVIGIALLMSLVGLSPALGAFVAGVVLATSEYRHELESDVDPFKGLLLGLFFITVGAGIDFALASERFGEVVFWALVTIATKSAVLLAIGWSYGLRRQALWLFCLSLPQAGEFAFVLISFALANAVFSRDLADLLLLIVALTMLLTPLLFILYDKVIARAYATLGDEREPDAIDEENEIILAGRGRVGGIVDRILDLSGYRATVIDYDSRHIEQLKKFGVRSYFGDATRPDLLASAGIARAKLLVVALDEKDQIDKLVGYVAANYPHVHITARAIDRDHVYKLWALGCRDIIRETYDGSLRIGRSALEALGHDRQSAQAMVDVFEEMDRSSMRELADLYKIDVPSWENEPLLAKIREMRAEWDPKLREQIDEIVKRGR, encoded by the coding sequence ATGGCCGAATTTCTCCTCCTCGCTTTCCTGATCCTGATTGCGGGGGTCGCGGCGGTCCCGCTGGCAAGCCGCTTCGGGCTCGGCTCGGTGCTGGGCTATTTGCTGGCCGGCATGGCGATCAGCCCGCTGCTGGGCGCGCTCGATGTCGATGTCGAGGCGATGCAGGTATTCGCCGAATTCGGCGTGGTGATGATGCTGTTCATCGTCGGGCTGGAGCTTGAACCGAAACGGCTGTGGGACATGCGCGGCAAGCTGATCGGGCTTGGCGGCGGGCAAGTGTTGCTGACGACGCTGGCGATCGCCGCAATCGGCCTGATTTATGGCAATCCGTGGCAGACTGCGCTGGCGATCGGCATGGTGCTGGCGCTGTCTTCCACTGCGATCATCGTCCAGACGCTCAACGAGAAGGGCCTGCTGCGCAGCGAAGGCGGCGAAGCCAGCTTTTCCGTGCTGCTGGTGCAGGACATTGCGGTGATCCCGATCCTGGCGCTGATCCCGCTGCTCGCGCTGCCTGAATTGGCGGGCGTAGCCGGCGGGCACGGGGGCGGGGGCGGCCATGGCGGGCTGGACCTGACGGCGCATATGTCGGGCTGGCTCGCGGCGCTGGTGCGGATCGGCGCGGTGGGCGCAGTAGTCGCCATCGGCATCTATGCGATCCGTCCGTTGTTCCGCTATATCGCGGCGGCGAACTTGCGCGAGCTCTTCACCGCAGCCGCCCTGGTGGTGGTGATCGGGATTGCGCTGCTGATGTCGCTCGTCGGCCTGTCACCGGCTCTTGGCGCGTTTGTCGCCGGGGTGGTGCTGGCGACGAGCGAATACCGCCACGAGCTGGAAAGCGACGTCGATCCGTTCAAGGGCCTGCTGTTGGGCCTGTTCTTCATCACCGTGGGAGCGGGGATCGATTTCGCGCTGGCTAGCGAGCGCTTTGGCGAAGTGGTGTTCTGGGCGCTGGTGACCATTGCGACCAAATCGGCTGTGCTTTTGGCGATCGGTTGGAGCTATGGCTTGCGTCGCCAGGCGTTATGGCTGTTCTGCCTCAGCCTGCCGCAAGCGGGCGAATTCGCGTTCGTGCTGATCTCCTTTGCGCTTGCCAATGCGGTGTTCTCGCGTGACCTGGCTGACCTGCTGCTGCTGATCGTGGCCTTGACGATGCTGCTCACGCCGCTGCTGTTCATCCTTTATGACAAGGTGATTGCACGCGCCTATGCCACCCTGGGCGACGAGCGGGAGCCCGACGCGATCGACGAGGAGAACGAGATCATCCTGGCCGGGCGAGGCAGGGTGGGCGGCATCGTCGACCGCATCCTTGACCTGTCAGGCTACCGTGCAACGGTGATCGATTACGATTCACGCCATATCGAACAGCTCAAGAAGTTCGGTGTGCGCAGCTATTTCGGCGATGCGACGCGGCCCGATCTACTGGCGAGCGCCGGCATAGCGCGCGCGAAATTGCTGGTGGTCGCGCTCGACGAGAAAGATCAGATCGACAAGCTGGTCGGCTATGTTGCGGCCAATTACCCCCACGTGCATATCACCGCGCGCGCGATCGACCGCGACCATGTCTACAAGCTGTGGGCACTCGGTTGCCGCGACATCATCCGCGAGACCTATGACGGATCGCTCAGGATCGGGCGTTCGGCGCTCGAAGCATTGGGTCATGATCGCCAGTCCGCACAGGCGATGGTCGACGTGTTCGAGGAGATGGACCGCAGTTCGATGCGCGAGCTGGCCGATCTCTACAAGATCGACGTTCCCTCGTGGGAGAACGAGCCGCTGCTGGCCAAGATCCGTGAAATGCGGGCCGAGTGGGATCCCAAACTGCGCGAACAGATCGACGAAATCGTCAAGCGCGGGCGCTAG
- the lpdA gene encoding dihydrolipoyl dehydrogenase, whose translation MSDQYDVIVLGSGPGGYVAAIRCAQLGLKTAIVERENLGGICLNWGCIPTKALLRSAEIKHYMDHAASYGLKVAGKIEADLEAVVKRSRGVAKQLNQGVTHLMKKNKIAVHMGEGTLTGPTSLTVKGEKGEEKLTAKHIIVATGARARDLPFAPADGKRIWTYRTAMTPPEMPGKLLVIGSGAIGIEFASFYNDMGAEVTVVEMLERIVPVEDADVSTFLEKSLTKQGMTIMTGAGVEDLKATASGVKAKIKAKDGKVSEQDFSHCIVAIGIVPNTENIGIEKLADMDRGFIQIDPYGRTRSKGLWAIGDCTPGPWLAHKASHEGVTAAEAIAQELGNKDVHPHPLDRNNIPGCTYCHPQVASVGMTEAKAKEAGYQVKVGNFPFIGNGKAIALGEAEGFIKTVFDAKTGELLGAHMIGAEVTELIQGYVVGKQLETTEAELMQTVFPHPTLSEMMHESVLSAYSKALHI comes from the coding sequence ATGTCTGACCAATATGACGTTATCGTGCTCGGCTCCGGCCCCGGCGGCTATGTCGCCGCGATCCGCTGTGCGCAGCTGGGGCTCAAGACCGCGATCGTCGAGCGCGAGAATCTTGGCGGAATCTGCCTCAACTGGGGCTGCATCCCCACCAAGGCGCTGCTGCGCAGCGCCGAGATCAAGCACTATATGGACCATGCGGCGTCCTATGGCCTGAAGGTCGCGGGCAAGATCGAAGCCGATCTGGAAGCGGTGGTAAAGCGCAGCCGCGGCGTGGCGAAGCAGCTCAATCAGGGCGTCACGCATTTGATGAAGAAGAACAAGATCGCGGTGCATATGGGCGAGGGGACGCTGACCGGCCCGACCTCGCTGACGGTTAAAGGCGAGAAGGGTGAGGAGAAGCTCACCGCCAAGCACATCATCGTCGCGACCGGCGCCCGCGCGCGCGACCTGCCCTTCGCCCCGGCGGATGGAAAGCGCATCTGGACCTATCGCACCGCTATGACCCCGCCGGAAATGCCGGGCAAGCTGCTGGTGATCGGCAGCGGCGCGATCGGGATCGAATTCGCCAGCTTCTACAATGACATGGGTGCCGAAGTTACCGTGGTGGAAATGCTCGAACGGATTGTGCCGGTCGAGGATGCGGACGTGTCGACCTTCCTCGAAAAGAGCCTGACCAAGCAGGGCATGACCATCATGACCGGCGCGGGTGTCGAGGACCTGAAAGCCACTGCCAGCGGCGTGAAGGCCAAGATCAAGGCCAAGGACGGCAAGGTTTCCGAGCAGGATTTCAGCCACTGCATCGTCGCCATCGGCATCGTACCCAACACCGAGAATATCGGGATCGAGAAACTCGCGGACATGGATCGCGGCTTCATCCAGATCGATCCCTATGGCCGCACCAGGTCAAAGGGCCTGTGGGCGATCGGCGACTGCACCCCCGGCCCATGGCTGGCGCATAAGGCTTCGCACGAGGGCGTGACTGCAGCTGAAGCCATCGCGCAGGAATTGGGCAACAAGGATGTCCACCCGCACCCGCTCGACCGCAACAACATCCCGGGCTGCACCTATTGCCACCCGCAGGTCGCCAGCGTCGGCATGACCGAGGCGAAGGCGAAGGAAGCGGGCTACCAGGTCAAGGTCGGCAATTTCCCCTTTATCGGCAACGGAAAGGCCATCGCCCTGGGCGAGGCCGAGGGCTTCATCAAGACTGTGTTCGATGCGAAAACCGGAGAGCTGCTGGGTGCGCACATGATCGGCGCCGAAGTAACCGAACTGATCCAGGGCTATGTCGTGGGCAAGCAGCTTGAGACGACCGAGGCCGAATTGATGCAGACGGTGTTCCCGCACCCCACGCTGAGCGAGATGATGCACGAAAGCGTGCTCAGCGCTTACAGCAAGGCCTTGCACATCTGA